The Bacteroidia bacterium genomic interval CTCAATTATGAGGTGGAGGAAATACCAGCACAGGCAATAGACGATGCCAATATCTCCAGTACCAAGATCCGCAATGCATTGCTCGAAGGAGATGTCACAACTGCGCGTACCTATTTGGGCTATGACTATGGTTTCTCTGGAACAGTCATTCATGGAGAAAAAATGGGACGAAAGCTGGGATATCCAACTGCCAATATGGATCCCCTGGACAAATTGAAGCTAATCCCTTCTGATGGGATATATTTTGTGCGGACTTTTGTAGGGAATGAAAGCTTCTATGGGATGATGAGTATAGGAGTAAAGCCTACGGTAGGAGAATTTGATCGCTCGTATGAAGTCAATATCCTGGATTTCGATCGGGATATTTATGGAGAAGTAATTCGAGTAGAATTTTTAGAATACATCCGGGGCGAGAAGAAATTTGATTCCCTGCAAGATTTGATCAAAGGCATGCAAGAAGATGAAGCTTTTTGCCGGGCGAGGATGTAGCTTTTGTCAAAAGACTTCTTTTAAGTCAGACTGATCGCTGATAAAAATCATAATAAGCCTACTCTTACCCTCTTACCTTAGGCTATTCGTAATTGAATAGCTATGAAAGTTTTGCTATCTATCCTTCTTTTCGGTTTGATTTATGTCCCAAACCTTTCTGCTGCCCAGCAGGAGCCTAAATATATGTATGAAAACTTCCAGGAAGTTGATTACAAGCAGAATGAAAAATTACGGAAGGTTAAGAAAAAAAGCAGGATAAAAAAAAATAAGCGAGCAAGAACCTATGATCCGCAATCAGAATTTCGGCGAGCTTCCTTATTTAGCTGGCTAAGTGTGGTCGCTGCTTCTATTACAATTTTTATGGCGAGTTCAGGTGGCTTTGCTATACTTGCTTTGCTCGCTATTGGCTTTTATGTGGCGTCCTTAGGAATCTCCATAAAAGTCTTGAGGTATGTCAAAAAGCACGAGCCAAAACTTCTGCGAAAAGCTCGTTTGCGATTCATTTGGGTATTGATCGCTCCCTGGATAATCTGGTCTTTGGTGGGAACTATTTATTTGTTGAGCTGGTTTTAGGAAATAAAAAAGGACTGTGGGAAGATGAGGGTTTTTGCGTGGCAAGGATCTAAATTCTGACAGAACTTTCTTTTAATAGCCGGATCTTCTCATATGTTCCCTTTTTCCTAAGAAAAGTCTGTAGATTTTATAAGAATTTGTGGATTGAGAAATTTTTTACGATCCTTAAATAAAACCTCAATCACATACTTATGAAAACACAATTCATTCTTCCATTAATTCTATTTTCATTTTTGTTGTTTTCCTGTAAAGGAAGCAAAAATCTCCAAAGTTCAAGTTCCAAGGTCAAGTCAGGGAAGCTTGTTAAACCAACTCTTCAAAATTCCAATGCTTTTAAGCTTTTCGGCATTTCTGAAGATGGGACCTATGGCTATTCCGAAAAGAATCCAATAAAGGTAGGCGGAGCAACAAATAGCGAAGGGCCTAAAAACGAGCAGAGATATCTCAATGCCCTGGCTGGTCCAAATGGAGAAGAGATTTCTTATAAACGCTTAGGTAGCTGTTGCGCCTTTAAAACTGAAAACGGTTTCATGGGCGGCGGCCTCCTGGATCGCTATGAGGTGAAATGGAAAGGAGGCAAAAAACCTGTGATTATCTTTATCAATATGTATGACATGGATGATAAAGAATTGAAGGCCCCGAAAGGATTGACACTTAATGAACTCTAGATGAAAAAGCCCTGATAGTAATTTACTATCAGGGCTTTTTAACAAGTAATCTCTTATTGTCTGATCAATTTGATGCTATGCGTCAATTGACCCACTTGAACTTGCATGAAATAAATTCCTTTGGGATACTTTCGGAGATCAACTTTCCGCTGCAATTCGCCTTTCCAGGGAGCCATTTCGAACTCTACCAATCTTTGTCCCTGTAGATTCATCACCGTGAAGTCCATTTGTTCGATCCTTTCTGCTCCTTCCAACTTCAATCCAAATAAGCCATCACCCGGATTTTGCTGAATCTGTATATCCAAACCTGGGTATAGGTCAGCAAGACCTACATTTGAGATGTCCAATTGCTGTACACTCGTATCATTTCCACAGCTATTTGTTGCAATCATCTGAATGCTGTAGTTGCCGTTGACGGTATAGGTATGGGTAACGGGGCTACCTGTGGCAGTAGTTCCATCTCCAAAGTCCCAGCTGACCTGATCCGCATTCTGAGCCTGGCTGGTGAAGGTGAAGGCCTGATAGCTGGTGTCAGGTTCCAGGGCAAACTGGAAGGCAGAAACAACCTCTGGCAAGACCTCTACTTCCAGGGTGTCAATGCTCGTTCCGCTGCTGTTGCTAATACTCAGGATTATCTGTTTGATGCCGGGAGTATTGAACTGAACCTGATGAGGTCCGGGGAGAATCGCAGCATTGGGTGTCGCATCGGCCCCGAAATTCCAGGAATAATCCAGGTTGTTTCCTGCAGAAGTATCCGAGAAGGTAAAGGATTCACCAGGACAAATCATAGGCACATCAGAGGTGAGAGCTGCAACGGGATTGACTTCTTGCAAATCCTGGATCAGAATGTTGTCGAGGAACATACTGTTTCCATTCCCATTAATATTTACAAACTGAATGGCAATGACATCTCCTATGAAAGCGCTCAGATCAAGATTCACCTGATCCCATTGAGTCGAGGAGGGCGTCCAGAAGCTTAGTTGGTTGCCACCAGTTAGAAGGGCGGATTCAGATCGGTTGAATATTACCTGGCTAAAGCTTTCCCCACAATTATTAGAAATCAAAATCTCCAATTCTTCTGACTGTGTTGTGGTCTGGCGAGCATAGGCATACTCAAAGATGAGATATGGTTCTATGGCAGTAGAGAGATCAACTACCCAACTATTCAATCCGTCGCGGCTACCGGATGCATTGTAGTTGAAGTTGTCTACGAATGCGGCTCTGCTAGGCTGTCCATTACTTCCTGTTACTACCCGACTTTCCCAGGTATCGCGTAGGTCTGGATTAAAGAGTGACCATTGGTCCGGAGGGAAATTGATACTTTCAAAATCTTCTGAGAGGGGCAATTGCTCTCCATCTCTTACACGGATAAATTGTTGCTTCACAATGCTATCTGAACCATAAGGATTGCTGATGCTCAGACTGACAGTATAGAATCCATAATCCTGGAAGATTACTGCAGGATTCTGCGATCCACTATTCGTGGCATTTGTGAAGCTAAAGCTTGCAGGGCTGATGGACCAGTTCCAGCTATTGGGATCAAGATCACTTGCATCAGTGAAGTTGACCAAGCCTCCCGGGCAAACTGTGCTAAAATCAGAAACAAACTCAGCAGTCGGTGTGGCTGCTGCTTCAAAGATACTAA includes:
- a CDS encoding bifunctional riboflavin kinase/FAD synthetase; translated protein: MKVYRSLEEFEKGEHTVATIGTFDGLHLGHKTILNRIQTLAKEKGGESLLISFHPHPRLVIFPENNPLRLLHTLDEKIRMLEEMGLDKLLLIPFTKEFSRTSSKSFIRDILSAQVGISHIVIGYDHHFGKNRTGGIEELRQYSRALNYEVEEIPAQAIDDANISSTKIRNALLEGDVTTARTYLGYDYGFSGTVIHGEKMGRKLGYPTANMDPLDKLKLIPSDGIYFVRTFVGNESFYGMMSIGVKPTVGEFDRSYEVNILDFDRDIYGEVIRVEFLEYIRGEKKFDSLQDLIKGMQEDEAFCRARM
- a CDS encoding 2-dehydro-3-deoxyphosphooctonate aldolase → MKTQFILPLILFSFLLFSCKGSKNLQSSSSKVKSGKLVKPTLQNSNAFKLFGISEDGTYGYSEKNPIKVGGATNSEGPKNEQRYLNALAGPNGEEISYKRLGSCCAFKTENGFMGGGLLDRYEVKWKGGKKPVIIFINMYDMDDKELKAPKGLTLNEL